From one Agathobaculum sp. NTUH-O15-33 genomic stretch:
- a CDS encoding sensor histidine kinase codes for MLGVAAASIVGLAMICFSIGMAHIFYRSKRGRWQTVCAWTACTLLIIVLGELLRPVIGNCSGQFTGFLAVFVYLYLFDVPVRQSFFTYFFVDTSMYLTAVTARYTVLLVYGFFPVFNPRAAFVALYFVLTAAYVYLFFRFLRDPMVERLRQFGPHLNSLTIFALVGYVLMLLWFDAWRVRDTLPPGDYLRLILYVVLLACGYYLSFFTMMTIKENALAHAQVQELTTQMRQSEQYYTTLTRHIQEVRQMQHDIRHHMRVLDGYARNGDYALLRDYLAALIEQTPDTKNVLYCANYTANILLGFYGGQARREGIDFRCDAQIPVDLSCSPVDLCTVLGNALQNALDACARQRPGQARYIALFARYAGRNLTLEIKNSYDGVVKEADGRLLSRKGEPGHGLGLAGIGRVAHQYHGYCSVSRSEGEFILKVVLALKN; via the coding sequence ATGTTGGGCGTTGCCGCTGCTTCCATAGTGGGGCTTGCCATGATCTGTTTTTCCATTGGCATGGCGCATATTTTCTACCGCTCCAAGCGGGGCCGGTGGCAAACGGTCTGCGCTTGGACGGCCTGCACGCTGCTCATCATTGTGTTGGGCGAGCTGCTGCGTCCGGTCATAGGCAACTGTTCCGGGCAGTTTACCGGGTTTTTGGCGGTGTTCGTCTATCTTTACCTGTTTGATGTGCCGGTAAGGCAGAGCTTTTTTACCTATTTCTTTGTGGACACCTCGATGTATCTCACCGCGGTGACGGCGCGCTACACCGTGCTGCTGGTTTACGGCTTTTTTCCGGTGTTCAACCCGCGCGCGGCCTTTGTGGCGCTGTATTTTGTGCTCACCGCCGCCTATGTGTATCTGTTTTTTCGCTTTTTGCGCGATCCGATGGTCGAACGGCTGCGCCAGTTCGGCCCGCATTTGAACAGCCTTACCATTTTTGCGCTGGTCGGTTATGTGCTGATGCTGCTTTGGTTCGACGCATGGCGGGTGCGCGACACGCTGCCGCCGGGCGACTATCTGCGGCTGATTCTGTATGTGGTATTGCTGGCCTGCGGTTATTATTTATCCTTTTTTACCATGATGACGATCAAGGAAAACGCGCTGGCCCATGCGCAGGTGCAGGAGCTGACCACCCAAATGCGCCAATCCGAGCAGTATTATACAACGTTGACCCGGCACATACAGGAGGTCCGCCAGATGCAGCACGATATCCGCCATCATATGCGCGTGCTGGACGGCTATGCGCGAAACGGCGATTATGCCTTGCTGCGCGACTATCTGGCCGCGCTGATCGAGCAAACGCCGGATACGAAAAATGTGCTGTATTGCGCCAATTACACGGCCAATATCCTGCTTGGGTTTTACGGCGGGCAAGCCCGGCGCGAGGGAATCGACTTTCGCTGCGACGCGCAGATCCCGGTGGATCTCTCGTGCTCCCCGGTCGATCTTTGCACGGTGCTCGGCAATGCGCTGCAAAACGCGCTGGACGCCTGCGCGCGGCAGCGGCCGGGGCAGGCGCGCTATATCGCGCTGTTCGCCCGGTATGCGGGACGGAATCTGACGCTGGAGATCAAAAACAGCTACGACGGCGTGGTAAAGGAAGCGGATGGGCGGCTGCTCAGCCGGAAGGGGGAGCCGGGCCATGGCTTGGGCCTTGCGGGAATCGGCCGCGTCGCGCACCAATATCACGGCTATTGCAGCGTGTCCAGAAGCGAAGGGGAATTCATCCTTAAGGTGGTTCTTGCCCTGAAAAACTAA
- a CDS encoding BlaI/MecI/CopY family transcriptional regulator — protein sequence MVQQVSDFELELMKTIWANGGTALYAEIVEELEKKDMSATKNTIISLLLRLIDKKFLQTNKIGRRNKYTALVSEAAYQAAQTENFLKKIYEGDAKELISTLIQKDLISASEYEDLKIHWKGGGKAE from the coding sequence ATGGTCCAACAAGTATCAGACTTTGAATTGGAGTTAATGAAAACCATTTGGGCAAACGGCGGCACAGCCCTTTATGCAGAAATCGTCGAGGAATTAGAGAAGAAAGATATGTCTGCCACAAAGAATACAATCATTTCTCTGCTTTTACGATTGATCGATAAGAAATTTTTACAAACAAATAAGATCGGCCGCCGCAATAAATATACCGCCCTTGTGTCCGAAGCGGCGTATCAGGCAGCGCAAACGGAAAACTTCCTTAAAAAAATATACGAAGGTGACGCAAAAGAACTAATATCCACGCTTATACAAAAAGACTTGATTTCCGCCAGTGAGTATGAGGACTTGAAGATACATTGGAAAGGCGGCGGCAAAGCCGAATGA
- a CDS encoding LytR/AlgR family response regulator transcription factor translates to MLRIAICDDQPSERELLSRFLRAYFAAHPYEYILTEYARGETLVDDYEDGLVSFDLIFLDIYMDGMLGMEAARGVRRFAPRVPIVFLTTTPDYALESYDVCAYSYLIKPLNGDKAAALLARFLREEFDGRQKTLLLREGGKGRRIAYREIEYIESRRNVLLVHLDNGEEHRVYAKLSDVERELEGHGFLRCHQSYIVNMDRVRTVEDDFLMLSGARIPIRQRGAKTIRADYFEYLLAQAELTRI, encoded by the coding sequence ATGCTGCGCATTGCGATCTGCGACGATCAACCGTCGGAGCGGGAGCTGCTATCCCGCTTTTTGCGCGCTTATTTTGCCGCCCACCCCTACGAATATATCTTAACGGAATACGCTCGGGGCGAAACTTTGGTGGATGATTATGAGGACGGGCTGGTCAGCTTTGACCTGATCTTTCTGGATATCTATATGGACGGCATGCTGGGCATGGAGGCCGCACGCGGCGTGCGCCGCTTCGCGCCGCGCGTGCCCATCGTTTTTTTGACCACCACGCCCGATTATGCGCTGGAAAGCTATGATGTGTGCGCTTACAGCTACCTGATCAAGCCGCTGAATGGGGATAAAGCGGCGGCGCTTCTGGCCCGCTTTCTGCGAGAGGAGTTCGACGGACGCCAAAAGACCCTGCTGCTGCGGGAGGGCGGCAAGGGCCGCCGCATTGCTTACCGGGAGATCGAGTACATAGAAAGCCGGCGCAACGTGCTGTTGGTCCATCTGGATAACGGCGAGGAGCACCGGGTCTACGCCAAACTCAGCGATGTGGAGCGGGAGCTGGAAGGTCACGGCTTTCTCCGCTGCCACCAGAGCTATATCGTCAATATGGACCGGGTGCGCACCGTGGAGGACGATTTTCTGATGCTCTCCGGGGCCCGCATCCCCATTCGTCAGCGCGGGGCCAAAACCATACGCGCGGACTACTTTGAATACCTGCTGGCGCAAGCCGAGCTGACGCGCATTTGA
- a CDS encoding M56 family metallopeptidase, with product MNEILKTILSLSLSGTLLILILFLCKFFVKDRLSKRWQYYIWLVIVARLLLPFTPNTSLTGALFQGFDRASVEISASSQPDPDIPQLSETAFFNNGEHTASESHPLHGMFDKAVQNIGGICLLIWLITAIGLLIRKITVYQSFVKYLKAGQTEVSDIPLWERVGKLAEQTGIKGAVGLYTNSLISSPLLIGFFRPRIILPTTELTDSDFTYTILHELTHYKRHDMFYKWLIQITICLHWFNPIVYLMGREINKACELSCDEAMIRPLDLQERRAYGDTLLNAVNSGGGYKNSIASVTLSESTALLKERLDAIMHFDKPSKATAAVTYMLSLLVLCSFSFIGAYAADFKAPADTRLQSMQSATTILTDAHDITSIEVLATVGHLNVVYGETPQIQIGAELIGHASFSYENGALLYHDDLKNKHLSLDETNEQAYKIVITVPHKFVVRDLIADVGIGTIDLKNISAGHATLNGTDTINLDGFHSDTLNLKGTLADISAMDISISKELRLSLYGSRAAVSGAILGNVLIESAGISNTNITFLHADRKDYYMKSSWQPDSQQREPGNMLLKTERVGILIDGKKYSMEYADPVAGAPNQVTVISRELMPMDNIAINFTT from the coding sequence ATGAACGAAATACTAAAAACGATTTTGTCGCTATCGCTTTCTGGAACTCTGCTGATCCTCATTTTATTCCTTTGTAAGTTTTTCGTAAAAGACAGGTTGAGCAAAAGATGGCAGTATTATATTTGGTTGGTCATCGTTGCTCGCTTACTGCTCCCCTTTACGCCTAACACAAGTCTTACAGGCGCGCTGTTTCAAGGGTTTGACCGTGCGTCGGTCGAGATAAGCGCAAGTTCCCAGCCGGATCCGGACATTCCCCAATTATCTGAGACTGCGTTTTTCAATAACGGCGAGCATACAGCGTCTGAAAGCCATCCGCTGCATGGCATGTTTGATAAGGCGGTGCAAAATATTGGAGGCATTTGTTTGCTGATCTGGTTGATTACCGCAATCGGTTTATTGATTCGAAAAATAACCGTCTATCAAAGCTTTGTAAAATACCTTAAGGCCGGGCAAACGGAAGTTTCGGATATCCCGCTTTGGGAGCGTGTAGGGAAACTCGCTGAACAAACCGGTATTAAGGGTGCCGTGGGGCTTTACACCAACAGCCTTATTTCATCCCCGCTGCTGATAGGCTTTTTTCGCCCCCGCATCATACTGCCGACTACCGAACTGACGGATTCGGATTTTACCTATACCATCTTGCATGAACTGACGCATTACAAACGGCATGATATGTTTTATAAATGGTTGATACAGATTACGATCTGCCTGCATTGGTTTAATCCCATCGTTTATCTCATGGGTCGGGAAATCAATAAGGCTTGTGAGCTATCCTGTGATGAAGCAATGATACGACCGCTGGACCTACAAGAACGGCGGGCCTATGGCGATACTCTGCTAAACGCGGTAAATTCAGGGGGCGGTTATAAAAATTCTATCGCCTCTGTAACGCTAAGCGAAAGCACTGCGTTGTTAAAAGAAAGGTTGGATGCAATTATGCACTTTGACAAACCATCAAAAGCAACAGCGGCCGTAACTTATATGTTGTCGCTGCTAGTGCTGTGCAGTTTTTCTTTTATTGGGGCGTATGCAGCCGATTTTAAAGCCCCCGCAGACACTCGTCTTCAAAGTATGCAATCTGCCACAACCATTTTAACTGATGCGCACGATATTACTTCTATTGAAGTCCTCGCCACAGTTGGACATTTAAACGTTGTATACGGAGAAACACCGCAAATCCAAATAGGTGCCGAGCTTATCGGCCACGCTTCCTTTTCCTATGAAAACGGAGCACTGCTTTATCATGATGATCTTAAAAACAAGCACCTTTCATTGGATGAGACGAATGAGCAAGCGTATAAAATCGTGATCACGGTTCCTCACAAGTTTGTAGTACGCGACCTTATTGCTGATGTGGGCATTGGCACGATCGATCTGAAAAACATTAGTGCCGGACACGCTACGCTGAACGGTACTGATACAATAAACCTTGATGGATTCCATAGTGATACGCTAAACCTAAAGGGCACTTTAGCCGACATCAGCGCCATGGACATCTCTATATCTAAAGAACTTCGCTTATCCTTATACGGAAGCCGCGCCGCTGTGTCTGGCGCTATTCTGGGCAATGTGCTGATAGAGAGCGCCGGAATAAGCAACACAAATATAACGTTTCTGCATGCGGACCGAAAAGACTATTATATGAAAAGCTCGTGGCAACCAGATTCCCAGCAAAGGGAACCGGGAAACATGCTTCTCAAAACGGAACGCGTCGGTATTCTGATCGATGGCAAAAAGTATAGTATGGAATATGCCGACCCTGTTGCGGGAGCGCCTAATCAAGTGACTGTCATTTCTCGCGAGCTTATGCCGATGGACAATATCGCAATAAATTTTACAACCTAA
- a CDS encoding CatA-like O-acetyltransferase, with amino-acid sequence MFFTPIDYERWERKEYLKYFQETAIYITADVDITALYGQIKRRGLRLYPALVYCAARVINQDQAFRYARDAQGNIGLWDVVYPYYTVPRLDDNALFSMKCTAYTADFAAFYEAFTGDYAQAETSGRLLCDPKLPENICGISITPELSFTAFSFGGSPKEDFTPFTLFGRFRREGERILLPVAGEFSHAVNDGLHISRFFQQLEETGKLLFNDV; translated from the coding sequence ATGTTTTTTACGCCTATCGACTATGAACGCTGGGAGCGCAAGGAATACCTGAAATACTTTCAAGAAACAGCGATCTATATCACGGCCGATGTGGATATCACGGCGCTATATGGACAAATCAAGCGGCGCGGCCTGCGGTTGTACCCCGCGCTGGTCTACTGCGCGGCAAGGGTGATCAATCAGGATCAGGCGTTCCGCTATGCCCGTGACGCGCAAGGGAACATTGGTCTATGGGATGTGGTGTACCCGTACTATACCGTGCCGCGGCTGGACGACAACGCGCTGTTCTCCATGAAATGTACCGCGTACACCGCCGATTTTGCGGCGTTTTATGAGGCGTTCACAGGGGACTACGCACAGGCGGAAACCAGCGGCAGGCTGCTTTGCGACCCCAAGCTGCCGGAGAATATCTGCGGTATCTCAATTACGCCGGAACTGAGCTTTACGGCCTTTAGCTTTGGCGGCAGCCCCAAAGAGGATTTTACGCCCTTCACGCTGTTCGGCAGGTTTCGGCGTGAAGGGGAACGCATTCTGCTGCCGGTCGCCGGGGAGTTTTCGCATGCCGTCAACGACGGCCTGCACATCAGCCGCTTTTTTCAGCAGCTGGAAGAGACGGGAAAGCTGCTTTTCAACGATGTATAG